The Eriocheir sinensis breed Jianghai 21 unplaced genomic scaffold, ASM2467909v1 Scaffold655, whole genome shotgun sequence genome has a segment encoding these proteins:
- the LOC126993688 gene encoding histone H2A-like, with the protein MSGRGKGGKVKGKSKSRSSRAGLQFPVGRIHRLLRKGNYAERVGAGAPVYLAAVMEYLAAEVLELAGNAARDNKKTRIIPRHLQLAIRNDEELNKLLSGVTIAQGGVLPNIQAVLLPKKTEKK; encoded by the coding sequence atgtctggacgcggcaagggaggaaaggtgaaggggaagtcaaagtcccgctccagccgtgccggcctgcagttccccgtgggcaggatccaccgtctcctgaggaagggcaactacgccgagcgcgtgggcgccggcgcccccgtgtacctggcggccgtcatggagtacctggccgccgaggtgctcgagctggccggcaacgcggcccgcgacaacaagaagacccgcatcatcccccgccacctgcagctggccatccgcaacgacgaggagctgaacaagctcctctccggcgtcaccattgcccagggaggtgtgctgcctaacatccaggcggtgctcctgcccaagaagaccgagaagaagtaa
- the LOC126993698 gene encoding histone H4: protein MTGRGKGGKGLGKGGAKRHRKVLRDNIQGITKPAIRRLARRGGVKRISGLIYEETRGVLKVFLENVIRDAVTYTEHAKRKTVTAMDVVYALKRQGRTLYGFGG, encoded by the coding sequence atgactggccgcggcaagggaggcaagggactcggaaagggaggcgccaagcgtcaccgcaaggttcttcgggacaacatccagggcatcaccaagccggccatccgtcgtctggcgcgccgtggcggtgtgaagcgcatctccgggctcatctacgaagagacccgtggtgtgctcaaggtgttcctggagaacgtcatcagggatgccgtcacctacactgagcacgccaagcgcaagaccgtcaccgccatggacgtggtgtacgccctcaaacgccagggccgcaccctgtacggcttcggtggttaa